Proteins encoded within one genomic window of Candidatus Omnitrophota bacterium:
- a CDS encoding class I SAM-dependent methyltransferase gives MTSGYADCIGCGNKNFDFICNFLDGSRNFKDNLQLIKCKSCGLVFINPLPSREKLGSYVQNQLFSEIDDGSYSPQVKKILSIKDKGNILDIGCGRGFFLNRMKQSGWSAFGVELNNEMAAHAKEKFGLDIFCGTLQETKLPDGSFDAVNLRHVLEHLLLPYQTLIHIHRVLKQDGIIVITVPNFEGFQRKIFGRYYLAVAGIFHISQFTPRSLRSLLERAGYRIISIDTFQEGASVWLYGESLRYLLRDLRLYPFSDTQKQRHIAKEKTLNGVSARPLILELPMYLMRSIERILFKAVGGAGASLGMGDVIVCCARKIP, from the coding sequence ATGACATCAGGATATGCAGATTGCATAGGTTGCGGAAACAAAAATTTTGATTTTATATGTAATTTCTTGGACGGAAGCCGCAACTTTAAAGATAATCTGCAGCTTATAAAGTGTAAAAGTTGCGGACTCGTGTTTATCAACCCCTTGCCAAGCCGGGAGAAGCTGGGATCTTACGTCCAAAACCAGCTTTTTAGCGAAATAGACGACGGATCATATTCACCCCAGGTGAAGAAAATTTTATCCATTAAAGATAAGGGAAATATTTTGGACATAGGCTGCGGCAGGGGCTTTTTCCTTAACAGGATGAAACAGTCCGGATGGTCCGCTTTCGGAGTTGAGTTAAATAATGAAATGGCGGCACACGCAAAAGAAAAGTTTGGGCTTGATATCTTTTGTGGCACGCTTCAGGAGACAAAGCTCCCCGACGGGTCCTTCGATGCCGTGAATTTGCGCCATGTTCTGGAACACCTGTTATTGCCGTATCAGACCTTGATCCATATTCATAGAGTATTGAAGCAGGACGGGATCATTGTCATCACCGTTCCTAATTTCGAAGGCTTCCAAAGGAAGATATTCGGCAGATATTATTTGGCGGTAGCCGGCATATTCCATATCTCCCAATTTACCCCGCGCTCGCTGAGGTCTTTATTAGAAAGGGCGGGTTACAGGATAATTTCAATCGACACATTTCAAGAAGGGGCCTCTGTCTGGCTTTACGGGGAAAGCCTTAGGTATTTATTGAGAGATTTGAGGCTCTACCCTTTTTCTGATACCCAAAAACAGCGCCATATCGCAAAGGAAAAGACCCTTAATGGGGTTTCAGCGCGGCCTTTGATCCTTGAATTGCCGATGTACTTGATGCGTTCCATCGAGCGGATATTGTTTAAGGCCGTTGGGGGAGCCGGGGCAAGCCTTGGCATGGGCGATGTGATAGTTTGTTGCGCAAGAAAGATACCATAA
- a CDS encoding glycosyltransferase — protein sequence MAKINVLYFTPTLDVGGAEWTLYMLAKGLNKERFNPIVAYFFQSGALEDLLKKEGIEVLCVGPNRIKISRWDRLKAIIKISMLLKKNKIKIVHTFQFDVDILGAMAAKLAGVPVVMSHISGESYLTWFQKYKWRYMIISKFFVDKYIVCSKFLTEQFISSCNVNRAKVSTIQNCVDEERFHPRYGKDGNDLRKELGLGSDEIVMGCIANFGPDKGHRYLIDAIPKIVSLFPNIKIILIGRFLPLKEELIEQAKALGVLTKVIFLDVRLNIEEILGLMDIFILPSLSEGLPVAILEAMYMAKPVVATGIDGIPEAVIEGETGILVPPRNSAELAKAIVSLLSDRNKALEMGRRGRERCLEEFSSSVLVRKVEGLYESSLSKKDVN from the coding sequence ATGGCTAAAATAAATGTCTTATATTTTACGCCGACCCTTGATGTGGGCGGGGCAGAATGGACATTGTATATGCTGGCCAAGGGGTTAAATAAAGAGAGATTCAACCCCATTGTAGCTTACTTTTTTCAGAGCGGCGCGTTGGAGGATCTGCTGAAGAAAGAGGGGATAGAAGTCTTATGCGTAGGCCCGAATAGGATTAAAATTTCGAGATGGGACAGGCTCAAGGCGATCATAAAGATCTCCATGCTCCTTAAAAAAAACAAGATCAAGATCGTCCACACCTTCCAATTTGACGTGGATATATTGGGGGCTATGGCGGCGAAATTGGCGGGAGTCCCGGTCGTTATGTCGCATATATCCGGGGAAAGCTATCTCACGTGGTTCCAAAAATATAAATGGCGATACATGATTATTTCCAAGTTTTTTGTCGATAAATATATCGTGTGCTCCAAATTTCTAACGGAGCAATTTATTTCAAGTTGCAATGTTAACAGGGCAAAGGTGTCAACGATCCAGAACTGCGTAGACGAAGAGAGATTCCATCCCCGGTACGGCAAGGATGGAAATGACTTGCGCAAGGAATTGGGTTTAGGTAGCGATGAGATTGTCATGGGTTGTATAGCGAATTTTGGCCCGGACAAAGGACATCGATATCTGATCGACGCCATCCCTAAAATCGTATCCTTATTTCCTAATATAAAAATTATATTGATAGGCAGGTTCTTGCCGTTAAAAGAGGAACTTATCGAACAAGCAAAGGCGCTCGGCGTCTTAACCAAAGTCATCTTCCTGGATGTTCGTTTAAACATAGAGGAGATATTGGGTTTAATGGATATATTCATCTTACCGTCTTTATCGGAAGGTTTGCCGGTTGCAATTTTAGAGGCGATGTATATGGCTAAACCCGTTGTAGCGACCGGGATCGACGGTATCCCGGAGGCCGTTATTGAAGGCGAGACGGGAATTTTGGTGCCGCCAAGGAATAGCGCCGAGCTTGCCAAAGCGATAGTCTCTCTTTTGTCCGACAGGAATAAAGCCCTGGAGATGGGCAGGAGGGGCAGGGAAAGATGCCTTGAAGAATTCAGTTCAAGCGTCTTGGTAAGGAAGGTTGAAGGCTTATATGAGTCGTCCCTTAGTAAAAAAGATGTTAATTAA
- a CDS encoding glycosyltransferase, translating into MFSIVCAYNNEKILSDYLLRGLKEQTSSFELIKVDNTSGTIKSAAEGLNRGGRNANGDYIIFMHQDVCLMSGEWLEKAESFLKEIPDLGVAGIAGMRKANTAAAFKVGTIPVENRVCFVYQGPEKKPKVYGDAFGGPAEAQTLDEQLLIVPRSVFAGIKFDEKTCGGWHLYGVDYSLSVKKAGLKAYVLPLPVWHLSSGSLDNEYYTTLNKILKKHRREKVICTTCGLWYTSNFLNCLNLILMAVKGGIGRWIGMNDYGAGPFIRTMKLLLGNKK; encoded by the coding sequence ATGTTTTCCATAGTCTGCGCGTATAATAATGAAAAGATCCTCAGCGATTATCTGCTCAGGGGCCTGAAAGAGCAAACCTCGAGCTTTGAGCTGATAAAAGTGGATAATACCTCCGGTACGATCAAATCGGCTGCCGAAGGGCTTAACCGCGGCGGCAGAAACGCGAACGGGGATTATATAATCTTTATGCACCAGGACGTCTGCCTTATGTCCGGGGAATGGCTGGAGAAGGCGGAGTCTTTCTTGAAGGAAATCCCGGATCTGGGAGTTGCCGGCATTGCCGGTATGAGAAAAGCGAATACCGCAGCCGCTTTTAAGGTGGGCACAATCCCCGTTGAAAATCGGGTTTGTTTTGTATACCAGGGGCCTGAAAAGAAGCCAAAAGTGTACGGAGATGCTTTTGGCGGGCCCGCAGAGGCGCAGACCTTGGATGAACAACTACTGATAGTTCCAAGAAGTGTTTTTGCCGGCATTAAATTTGACGAAAAGACCTGCGGCGGCTGGCATCTATACGGCGTGGACTATTCTTTATCGGTAAAAAAGGCGGGCCTGAAGGCCTATGTCCTGCCTTTGCCGGTGTGGCACCTGTCCAGCGGATCCCTCGATAACGAATACTATACGACTCTTAATAAGATCCTGAAGAAACACCGGAGAGAAAAAGTAATATGTACAACTTGCGGATTATGGTATACATCCAATTTCTTAAACTGCTTGAATCTGATCTTGATGGCGGTAAAAGGCGGGATCGGCCGCTGGATCGGTATGAATGATTACGGGGCAGGCCCCTTTATAAGGACCATGAAATTGCTGCTAGGAAACAAAAAGTGA
- a CDS encoding glycosyltransferase — protein sequence MKILLCASSNPRFIELGGYVERALNALGHRCEKFDFRRFIVPGVIRYRTPFLNKWDLNRLNRSLIRKASEYRPDILFVIQGHTLFPETISTIKRRFGPTTINWFQDFPKDFEVSLTLAPAFDHFFMTDSYAVQYHLNIGNKNVKCLPFACDPQIHRPFNLTKEEQKTYAADIVFVGSMYGYRIKQLENLVDFNLAIWGPGWKNLQDRSSLKRFVRGDAVIPSEWVKIFNASKITFNHIGQYNMPPYLTGNNIVNMRFFEALGCKAFQIVDYKKDISSFLFSDGEDLACYKDNDELKELVKYYLARPEERKRISENGHRKVLERHTYIHRMKEVFSCLEQKI from the coding sequence ATGAAGATATTACTTTGCGCTTCCAGTAATCCCCGCTTTATCGAATTGGGAGGATACGTGGAGAGGGCGCTAAATGCATTAGGGCATCGATGCGAGAAGTTCGATTTTCGTCGATTTATTGTGCCTGGTGTCATAAGATATCGAACCCCCTTTCTTAATAAATGGGATTTAAACAGGTTAAATCGTAGTTTGATCAGAAAGGCGTCTGAATATAGGCCTGATATTTTATTTGTAATTCAGGGGCATACACTTTTTCCGGAAACGATATCAACGATTAAACGAAGATTTGGGCCGACGACGATAAACTGGTTCCAGGATTTTCCGAAGGATTTCGAAGTTTCTTTGACATTAGCGCCTGCCTTTGACCATTTCTTTATGACCGACTCGTATGCTGTCCAATATCATTTAAACATTGGAAATAAGAACGTGAAATGCCTTCCTTTTGCCTGCGACCCTCAGATCCATCGCCCTTTTAATTTAACAAAAGAGGAGCAAAAAACTTACGCGGCGGATATCGTATTTGTGGGCAGTATGTACGGATACAGGATCAAACAGCTTGAAAATTTAGTTGATTTTAACCTGGCGATCTGGGGACCGGGTTGGAAGAATTTGCAAGACAGGTCTTCATTAAAGAGATTTGTCAGAGGAGATGCTGTTATTCCTTCGGAATGGGTTAAAATTTTTAATGCGTCAAAGATCACATTTAATCATATCGGACAATATAATATGCCTCCCTATCTTACGGGGAATAATATAGTTAATATGCGCTTTTTTGAAGCGCTTGGTTGTAAGGCATTTCAAATAGTCGATTATAAAAAAGATATCTCCTCTTTTTTATTCTCCGATGGAGAGGATTTAGCCTGCTATAAAGATAATGATGAACTCAAGGAATTGGTTAAGTATTATTTAGCCCGCCCTGAGGAACGCAAAAGGATCTCTGAAAATGGTCATCGAAAAGTATTAGAAAGACATACCTATATCCATAGGATGAAAGAGGTCTTTTCTTGTTTGGAGCAGAAAATATGA